One region of Oncorhynchus nerka isolate Pitt River linkage group LG22, Oner_Uvic_2.0, whole genome shotgun sequence genomic DNA includes:
- the LOC115105029 gene encoding zinc finger protein RFP-like, translating into MASSNILLPEEQFQCSICLEVLTDPITTPCGHNFCQACISGYWKSTEHCQCPMCKETFDRKPKLKINTTLREVVNHFKGIQVRDRDESPAAPGEVACDVCTVTKLKALKSCMECLTSFCETHLQPHQIAPALKRHKLINPVENLEDRMCKKHKKPLELFCRTEQMCVCQFCTVTDHKGHHTVTLKKEFGEKKAELGRTKSQMQQMIQKCLQKVKEIKHSAELSNRDAEREREESEQVFTTLVRSMQRSQAEVSKMIGEKQKATMRQAESLIKELEQEITELQRRCSELDQLSHTKDHLHLLQSSPSLCPPTSTKDWPDVSITQNESKWNVQKDISQLDKKVRRALSELEEKLNNVLEKSKGDDLKRMQQYAVDVTMDPDTAHPLIIVSGNGKLVRTGHFEQNHFYNLKRFRSRVAVLAKEGFSSGRFYYEVQVKGKTGWNVGVAKESINRKIGGLYPEQGFWTVWLSFQVDYEACTDPHTPLSLKSKPEKLGVFVDYEEGQVSFYDVDTRSHIFSFTGCTFTEKLYPYLNPFDDYDGSNSAPMIITPVNQTP; encoded by the coding sequence ATGGCGTCCTCAAACATTTTGCTGCCAGAGGAGCAGTTCCAGTGCTCTATCTGTCTGGAGGTTCTCACTGATCCGATCACCACTCCATGTGGACACAACTTCTGCCAGGCCTGTATCAGCGGGTACTggaaaagcactgaacactgccAGTGTCCAATGTGTAAGGAGACCTTTGACAGAAAGCCTAAGCTCAAAATCAACACAACACTCCGAGAGGTTGTGAATCATTTTAAGGGGATacaagtcagagacagagatgagtcCCCTGCTGCGCCTGGAGAAGTGGCCTGTGATGTCTGCACTGTGACGAAGCTCAAGGCCCTGAAGTCATGCATGGAGTGTCTGACCTCTTTCTGTGAGACTCATCTGCAGCCTCATCAGATAGCCCCAGCCCTGAAGAGACACAAGCTGATCAACCCTGTGGAGAACCTGGAAGACAGGATGTGCAAGAAGCACAAGAAACCCCTGGAGCTGTTCTGTAGGACtgaacaaatgtgtgtgtgtcagttctgCACTGTGACAGACCACAAGGGTCATCACACCGTCACTCTGAAGAAGGAGTTCGGAGAGAAGAAAGCTGAGTTGGGAAGGACAAAGAGTCAAATGCAGCAGATGATCCAGAAGTGCCTACAGAAGGTTAAAGAGATCAAACACTCAGCGGAGCTCAGTaacagagatgcagagagagagagagaagaaagcgaacAGGTCTTCACCACTCTAGTCCGCTCCATGCAGAGAAGCCAGGCTGAGGTGTCTAAGATGATTGGAGAGAAGCAGAAAGCAACCATGCGGCAGGCTGAGAGCCTCATTAAAGAGCTGGAGCAGGAaatcactgagctacagaggagatGCTCAGAGCTGGATCAGCTCTCACACACTAAGGatcatctccacctcctccaaaGCTCGCCATCCCTGTGCCCCCCTACATCTACCAAGGACTGGCCTGATGTCAGTATAACCCAGAACGAGAGTAAGTGGAATGTGCAGAAAGACATATCCCAGCTGGATAAAAAGGTGAGGAGAGCACTTTCTGAACTTGAGgagaaattgaataatgtattGGAGAAGTCAAAGGGTGATGACCTGAAGAGGATGCAGCAGTATGCAGTGGATGTCACTATGGACCCTGATACAGCACATCCCCTTATCATTGTATCTGGCAATGGGAAACTAGTGAGAACAGGTCACTTTGAACAGAACCACTTCTACAACCTAAAGAGGTTTAGAAGTCGTGTGGCTGTTTTGGCAAAGGAGGGCTTCTCCTCGGGGAGATTCTACTATGAGGTGCAGGTGAAGGGGAAGACTGGGTGGAATGTAGGAGTGGCCAAAGAGTCGATTAATAGAAAGATAGGTGGATTATACCCAGAGCAAGGATTCTGGACCGTGTGGTTGTCTTTTCAGGTTGACTATGAGGCCTGCACAGACCCCCATACCCCCCTCTCACTGAAGAGCAAGCCGGAGAAATTGGGGGTGTTTGTGGATTATGAGGAGGGTCAAGTCTCCTTCTATGACGTGGACACCAGGTCTCATATCTTCTCTTTCACCGGCTGCACCTTCACAGAGAAGCTCTATCCATACTTGAACCCCTTTGATGATTATGATGGCTCAAATTCAGCACCAATGATCATCACCCCTGTTAACCAGACACCCTGA